DNA from Bacteroidetes bacterium GWF2_43_63:
CAACCGCAACTGGCCTTTGTTTTCAGAATCTTCAGTGTAGACTTTCCTGTATTTTGAAATTTAAAACTGTACTCAATGTTGTCACCATCTTTTGCTGTTACAAAATCAAACGACTCATTCTCGAAAAGAATATGAGGAGCCTTTTTCTTGTCTTTTTCTGTCATCCAGGAAAAATCCTGAACGATATTGGCGCTCACATACAACAGCTTTTCCGGCTGATCATCATCATCGGTGGTGAGGAAAAACTTGTCGAACACATAACCGTAATCAGCACGGGCCTTGGCGTCGTAAGTGATTATAATGGCGCTCTCCATATCGGGCTTAATAACAGCGTCCTTAATTTCAGCTTTAAGAAACAAAGGCAGATTGCTAAACTGAATGCTTAGCGGTTTTGTGCCGTTGTTGTATAATTTGAAAGTATCTATTTTGATGTCAATTTCTTTCAAATCCTGGAATGCCAGATGATTGGTTTTGAAATAAAGGTTCCCAATTTTGTTGGGATATTCATCGGCTTTTGATTTTGACTTGGGCGTCACTTCTCCTTTGATGGTGAGTACGATTGAGGCGTTGTCAGGATCATTGGTGGTAACTGTAATCGCCTTGTTGAATGGCCCCGGGCGACCGGCGGCATTGTAGGTGGCTTCAATTTTTCCGGTTCCGCCTGGCAAAATCGGATCTTTGGTATAGTCAGAGGCAGTGCAGCCGCAGCTTGGGCGAACAGCGGTAACGAGAAGCGTGTCGTTTCCTATGTTTGTGAATGTAAAAACACCTTTTGCCGCGCCATCAGCTTCCCTTATTTTTCCGTAATCATACACTTTTGACTGGAATTGAATGGTTGCCTTTTCCTGGGCAAAAGACAAAACTGACATTAACATCAGACATGATGTAATTATCAAAGTGCTCTTTTTCATTTTTGTATTCTCCTTTTAATTTTTACAAAGTTAGGTTTTTTTGTTAGTTCAACAATGGAATTCTGTCAAAATTTGCATTGTCGAAATTGCCGGAGCTCATTAGCAATATATTTGCCGGTTTTTTCAGATTTGCCCGGACAAAGTCAATCATAGCATCGGGATTTGTAAGAACACATATGTCATTTCTTTTAAAGCCATCACGGGTTTCGGCTTCAGAAAAGGGCTCCAGCTTTTTCAATTCAAAAGCATGCGGCGAGAAATATACAGCCGCTACATCGGCCTGATCGAGCGCATGGGCGTAGTGAGGAAGAAATTTCCTATTCATACTGCTAAACGTGTGCAGTTCGAAAACGGCAATCAGCTGCTCTTCGGGAAAACGGGATTTAACCGCATTGACCGTAGCTTTCAGCTTGCTCGGAGCATGTGCGAAATCACGAAAAATACGTAAGCCGCCCTCCTCATAAATAGTCTCCAGACGCCGCGCGGCGCCTTCGAATCCGGAAATGGCGGAGAAAAACGACTCATCGCTGATTCCAAGTCTGCGACACACTTCGAGCGCCGCTGACATGTTCAGCATATTATGTTCGCCAAAAACATTAACTGGTATAGGAACAGAACCGCATAATACTTTCACCTGATCATCAGCAATTATATGCGGAACGGCAGCATAAGGGACTTTTTCGGCAACACCTTTAAACTCCGACATCAGCTGAGCTACATTGTGATCGTTGCTGCACCAGATAATGCTGCCGTCATCGGGTACTGCTGAAACAAAGGTCCGGAAAGCATCAACATATTGTTCAAATTCAGGAAAGACATTGATGTGATCCCATTCAATGCCGCTTACAACCGCAATGTGCGGATGATAGTGATGAAATTTCGGACGTGGATCGAGGCAACTTGAAAGATATTCGTCGCCCTCAATAACAATCAGATCGTTTTTTTCATTGATCGAAACCATGACCTCGAACCCACGAACACGGCTTCCGACAAGGTAATCGAAAGGTCGTCCGCACTCTTTCAGCACATGCATAATCATCGAAGTGATGGTGGTTTTGCCATGCGAACCGCCGATTACCACACGTTTTTTATTCTGACTGGAACGATAAACAAATTCAGGAAAAGAAACCACATCGAGTCCCAGGTCCCTTGCCTTAATAAGCTCAGGATTATCAATCCGGGCATGCATCCCAAGAATTATCAGATCTATGTCGCGTGTGATTGCATCTGGATTCCAGTTATAATCAGCGCCAATCAGATCATATCGTCTGAGATTGGATAGTGCCGGATCAAAAATTTCATCGTCGGATCCTGATACTTTATTTCCGTTGAGGTGCAGTGCAATGGCCAGTTGATGCATGGCTGCCCCGCCGATAGCAATAAAATGAATTCTCATCCCTGTTTATTTATCAAGCAAACGTTTGTCAACAACAAGGAAATAATAACCATCTTCAAGTGCCAGATACCCCTGATCGTAGATGAAGTAATAGGTGGTGCCCTTTTGCGTTGTATAGCTATGTGTACTATATCTGAATGAAAATCCCTTTGACAACAGCTTGTCCTTATGAATTTTGGTTTTCCCCTCGGGGTTAAGTTCTGTCAACACCCGGCGATTTTTACGCAGCTGATTGTTGATATTTCTCACCAGGTTGGTTGAATCGCTGTTCATCCTGTTGTTGAACGTGTTGCGGCACTGATCGCTGCAGAATTTTTTATCAGCTCTACCCAGCAGGGTTTCACCGCATTCAAGACACAATTTATCACTCATGATTAATGTATTTCATCTTACAAAAAGGACCGCTTCTATTAAAAAACGGTCCCTAAAAGTACAAATATTTTTAATTATCTCAGAATGGTCAAAGTTCCCTGATATTCATTTTCCATTTCCACACCATAGGTGTAAATGTAATAATAAGTACCATCTGCGAAATCTTCACCATCAAAGTCATTCATGTATGATTCACCTTCACTTTCCCAGATTTTTTTACCCCAGCGATTAAAGATCTGCAGGTGGCCTGGAATGCTTTCGGCGTTTTTAATTTCGAATACATCGTTGAGGCCATTTCCATCAGGAGTTATTACATTGTAAAATTTAGGTTCGGCAATAATCTCAACCGTTTTATATGCCGTATCGAGGCAACCGTCAGCGGATGAGACAACCAGCATGACATTATAAATATCATTGGTGGTATAGGAATGCGTAACAATCGGAGCAGAAAGAGAAGTTGCGCCATCTCCAAAATCCCAGAACCAATCAGCAACTCCAGTACTGGAACTACCGAAGGCAATTTCAGGATCTACAATGGATGTAATTTCAGGTGTGGCTGTTATACTGGCAATTGGCTGATTGAAAACATTGATATGATTGGAATAGGTCACAGTATCATCGCATCCCTGAGCTGTTGTCACAATAAGTGATACATCGAACAATCCGGCAGCATTGTATGTATGCGATGGATTCTGCGACAGAGATGTGGTCATGTCGCCAAAATTCCATTGCCAGACAGAACCGGGAGGACTTGAAAGATCTGTGAAATTTACGGGCAGCGGCTGACAACCTTCGTGGTCATCTGCACTAAATGCTGCAGTGGGCGCCTGCATCACAACAACTGTATCATACGTTGCCGGACTGGTACAACCACTGTCGGTTACTTCAAGGCTCACCCACATGGTTCCACCGGTAGGCCACTGAAGGTTGTAAGGACCAGCTCCGGAACCGCTCAAAACACTGGCTCCACTGAAAAGCCAGTTGAAAGTGGCCGACGACGACGCACCTGTATAAGTAATTGTAGAGAAATTGTCTGAACAAACAGGTGACGTAACAGAAAAGTCTGAAGTGGGCACGGAAACAACATTTACAAAAACGCTGTCAATAGCAGTCAGACCACTCACTGTATCGGTGATTTCAACAACATACCAGGTGTCGGCAGTAGGTATAATCTGTGGCGGATCGAAAACGGTGGGACCATGATCCCACTCCACCAAAACATTTGCAGGACACAAAATTTCTACATTATCGAGCCCCCAGTGGTCGTTGCTTAGACTTGTGTATGCCTGCTGAATCCAGCGGAAACGAGTTGCTGAGGTCTGAGCAGCAGCCGGAATGGGGAATGAATAATTTGCCCAGACAGTAAAAGGAGTGTTATTATTAGTTATGGAGCTGTTATCGGTGCCAGGAAGAATTGCATTAGGCAGTATAACCCCATCAGCTCTAAAATAAGCTATATCAACCCAGGTTGCCCCTGCATCAATTGAATACTGAATCGTGACACCTTCATCCATCTCATCAATTCCTTCACACGGTGAAGATTGAGATTGAATTGCATATTTCATGTCGAATGAAATTTCACATGCTCCGTTAACATTAAAATCAACCGTGGTTAACGTACGGGGAATAGGTACTGCAGAACCCATCCACAAATAAATAGTGCCATCGGAAGTGGGATTGCATGGGTTAGAAAATGTAACCCCGGTTGTAGCCACCCAACCAACACCAGCTGTTCCGTTATTAAAATCATTATACATCAGATACCCACAGGCTCCGGCCGAAGAGAGTGTCACCGGATCACCTTCACAAACGGTGGTTGGATAAGCAGAGGCAACCACTGAGCATTGCCCGTATAGATTAGCACTATAAAGTCCTGTCAGAGCAAAAAACAATACTACAAATACATTTTTCATAGTCTGTTTTATTTTTGACTAATCATCAAATTGATTAATTCAAATTTCGTAAGTGTTGAAGAAGGGTCCTTATAATTCAGAAAACGGCTGAAAATGGTCAACGTTTTATCACCAAAGGTAAAACACCGTCCCTCGATACTTGAATTAGCCGGTACCGAAACCGCCCTGTGATGCTCCGGAGAAAGTCTGTCGCCACAATTAAAACAAGAGCCATTGTAATACATCTGGTTATCCCATTCAGCCACAATATCCCCGTCATTGGTGTTTTCAAGCTTCAACAATATATGTTCACGGAAAAATCCATTCGCAGTGTCATTACACTCGGTAACCTTATAGTAGAAATTCACGCCTTCAACCTCATAAAGATACTCCCAATTACCAGAACGCTTAAATTCGACATCCTGAGAATACACATTATTGACGGCTATAACCGAAAACAAGACTAGTAGAGAAAATAATCCCCTCAAAAGTTGTTTCATATAGAAAATTTTAAATTTAGATGATTCCTGAGTCAAAACGTTTAAAACGCTTTGCAAATTTAAGCGAAAATACCTTCAATTCAACAATAAAACCGTTTCTGGATCACGTTTAACAAAGTGAAAAATCGTCAAACTGCAGTCAAAAAACTCAACAAACAATTAACTACCTTGGCAAAGCCCTGATTAAATACCACTTAGAC
Protein-coding regions in this window:
- a CDS encoding peptidoglycan synthetase, whose protein sequence is MRIHFIAIGGAAMHQLAIALHLNGNKVSGSDDEIFDPALSNLRRYDLIGADYNWNPDAITRDIDLIILGMHARIDNPELIKARDLGLDVVSFPEFVYRSSQNKKRVVIGGSHGKTTITSMIMHVLKECGRPFDYLVGSRVRGFEVMVSINEKNDLIVIEGDEYLSSCLDPRPKFHHYHPHIAVVSGIEWDHINVFPEFEQYVDAFRTFVSAVPDDGSIIWCSNDHNVAQLMSEFKGVAEKVPYAAVPHIIADDQVKVLCGSVPIPVNVFGEHNMLNMSAALEVCRRLGISDESFFSAISGFEGAARRLETIYEEGGLRIFRDFAHAPSKLKATVNAVKSRFPEEQLIAVFELHTFSSMNRKFLPHYAHALDQADVAAVYFSPHAFELKKLEPFSEAETRDGFKRNDICVLTNPDAMIDFVRANLKKPANILLMSSGNFDNANFDRIPLLN